The following are encoded in a window of Brevibacillus ruminantium genomic DNA:
- a CDS encoding XTP/dITP diphosphatase yields the protein MSEPRKVVLATRNKGKVKEFNKLFAELGWEGISLDDFEGVPEVIEDGDTFEANALKKARVISTYLGMPAVGDDSGLEVDALDGRPGVYSAGFAGEDATDEANWRKLLAELSAVPADERTARFRCVLALVEPGREPVISSGYCAGIIVDEPAGTNGFGYDPVFYLPEQNKTMAQLAPEEKNRISHRAMAMQNLLSALKEKE from the coding sequence ATGTCTGAACCGAGAAAAGTGGTACTGGCCACGAGAAACAAAGGAAAAGTAAAAGAGTTTAACAAGTTGTTTGCCGAACTGGGCTGGGAAGGGATCAGCCTCGATGACTTTGAAGGGGTCCCGGAGGTTATCGAAGACGGCGACACATTTGAAGCCAATGCACTGAAAAAAGCAAGGGTCATCTCTACATACTTGGGAATGCCGGCAGTCGGTGATGACTCCGGTTTAGAGGTAGATGCTCTGGATGGCCGTCCGGGCGTTTACTCTGCAGGCTTCGCTGGAGAGGACGCAACCGATGAGGCGAACTGGCGCAAACTTTTGGCTGAGCTGTCTGCCGTTCCCGCAGATGAGCGAACGGCAAGATTTCGCTGCGTTCTTGCGCTGGTGGAGCCAGGCCGGGAGCCTGTTATCTCCTCAGGCTACTGCGCAGGCATCATCGTCGACGAACCGGCGGGAACAAACGGTTTTGGATACGATCCAGTCTTTTACCTGCCTGAGCAGAATAAAACCATGGCACAGCTGGCTCCGGAGGAGAAAAACCGGATCAGTCACCGTGCCATGGCGATGCAAAATCTGCTCTCAGCGTTAAAGGAAAAGGAATAG